The window CTATTGCCTACGAAAGTCGGAAGCTCAACGAGACCGAGAGGCGCTACACGGTGCAAGAAAAGGAGATGACCGCGATCATTCATTGNNNNNNNNNNNNNNNNNNNNCCCCTCAAGGAGCATTTCGCACCGGGCACCGACGGCGGTCGTCACAAGCTTTGACAAGCAAGTAGACGAAGTTCTTGCCGAAAGAGTGGTTCGACGAAGAGGCGTGCCACCTTACAAGGAGTACCTCGTCAAGTGGAAGAACTTGCCCGATGCCGAAGCAAGTTGGGAAACTGAAGACTCGTTGTGGCAATTCAAAGACAAGATCAAGCGCTACAACGAGCAAGGTCGCGATGAGGGCATCGCGAGCTAGGTGGAGGAGAGTGTCACACCCTGCAAGTTTTGGCCTTGGTCTAGAAGGGTCCGGAGCCTCATTGGATACTTCTTGGAAGGAGCATTGTAGACGTATCCAGAATGTTCTAGGATACTCTACAAGTATCAAGGAAGGATACGGAAGGCTCTAGAAGGATACGGAGTATCGGAGTATCAAGACGTATCTAGAAGTCTCTAAGTGTATCCAAGTTGTATCTAGAACCATCTAGGCTTGTAAATATGTAGAGTTCTCTAGAATTTTCCCAAGGGGCATGGTTGCCTATAAATAGGAGGCACCACCCCTCATTTGGGGAATCAAGCAAGCAAGCATTCAAGCATTGTAAAGCTTTCATACAATCAATACAAGTTTCCCTTCTTAAACTCTTTCGAGTTCTAGCCAAGTGTTGTGTGCTAGTTAGGCTGACTTAGCGCAAGGAGAAGCTAAGGCCGCACGAGAGCTTTAAGGAAAAGATAAGCCCGTGACATACGTCTAAGTTAAACTTGGGGGTGGCAGTCTTCTTTTCGTTTCTCACAAACAGGTGCCTGAAATTGCCAGTAATTTCACCCATCATGTTTTCAGCTTGTGATTCTCAAAACATTATCATCTGAATGCAGGTTTTTATTTACTTTTTCAGGTTGTATAGGTTTATTTTGTCCTGTTTGGAAAGAACGCAGAGTTTCTGGGCTCTGGAACATTAATGGGTTCGTGTACGACTCATTTTCTTCTGTGGGTACTCGTTAATACCGTCTGCTGCTTATTAACTGCTTGTGGTTACCGCAGGGCCCTAAGATCAAAATATAACCTCCAGGTATACTAAAATGTGATATATTTTGCTTTTAGTTTTTTGTTTATTAGTGCTATTTTTTTTTTTTGGTTATGCTTATTCAAGTAAATATATGCTCTTGTTGCATATGCTATTTCAATAAGTTAGGGTTCGATAGTGTCCAATTCTGCTGTTGCAGTTTATTCGCAGCGATTTGTATAACAAAATGCGATGGAGAATCCTGATGTATTTTTGAATTTTAATCAGTCCACTAGGAAGGGAGTTACGTGGGATTATGGCTTCATATGTATAGTGCTGGAGAATCCCGATGTATATCTTGGTTGCATTATTTTGATAATTTTACGGTTCACTTGGAAGGGAAGAACGGTCATACAGTGCTGATAAATCTGTGGACCAACTGCTTTCCTTTTCTTTTGCTTGATTTTGTAGGAAACACCATGTGGAGATTTCGTTACTCATTTTTTCTGCCATCTGTGTGCAATTTGCCATTAGTACAGGGAGATCCGTGAAAAGTCTGCTGAATCTGGCCCTGGTGATCTAAATCTAGCCATAGTTACAGCCCCAGCAGTCCAGACAATGGAACCAGGGCTTGACAAGTAATGCTCAGTTTTATTACCTCTGCACAGACAGGTGCAGGATCAGCATCTGCTTTCAGTAACGCTCTTCACGCCCTTTAATGGATATTGTTAGTGAAGTCCGACATAGTTATCTTTTGGACTTTGGTGTGTATGAGGGTAGCTCTTAGCAGCATCAGTCTGGTGCTTTCCTTGCTGGTTGTGCTTACACATGCAGCCATGCAACAGCTCCATATGAAAGTAGAGGATTAGCTTTATCAAATGACGGGAGGATTATCTCTGACTGTATAAATTACTTTGTGTTGTAGGAAAAATATCACCAGAGAGTAATTGAGAGAAAAGTTGTCCTTTATTCATTAAGAAAGTCTCCATATAGATGTTACAAGATATCAAGAGATTACATAGAATATAATTCTTAATCTAACTTGACCAAGGCATACAATATACTATCTATGTTTGTGCCAGTCAAACCTATATATGGTGCTTTACATGTCTTGTTAGAAACATTGGTAGTGGTAGTCTACGCATTTGCGACATTGGTCAAGCATTCAGCAATGTTTCCATCAAAATATTGGATGCATTTCCTAATGTAGAGGAAATGAACATCGACTGTTGCCCAATTTTGTAGGGATTTTGGACCCTAAAAANAAAAAAAAAAACCTAACAGCATCACCAAATGTGATTTGCTATGTTTCTGGCACAAGGGAGCGGAAATTTGGCCAATCTAAAAGTATTGAGGTTAAGGTCTGGTAGAAGCTTGTTTGAGCTGCGAGGCTCAAGGAAGACATGAAGTACCTAGAAAAGTTGGAACTTTCTTTACACCAATTACACATCTTATTGCATCAGCATTGAGACTGCTCATGATTGGAAGAGCTGCATCTATCAATTTTGGATCTTGAGCAGCTAGAGGAAGTAATATGTGATCAGCGCACAAAAAGGCTGTGGGAGTCTAAAGAAGCATCAGACCATCTCCCTATAGCATTTCCCTCGCTTCCTTCAGCTGGGTTAAGCTATATGTTGGTGAACCTTTGACAAATCACCAACCTCTATTCTCATGGAACAGTAATCAGTATCTTCAAGCCAACCAGAGAAATGGAGCAGGACGCCTCCTCTCATTCAATACAGTCAAACTATCTGAGAAGATGATCATATCTTCTGCAAAAAAAACCAACAGATTCTTCAGGTTTAAACTTTAAAAAATCAAGCTTCTTGATATAAAGATTTCAAAAAGGGTAACTGGACTAAAAAATTTCTAGAAATTGCATACTCAGAAGGTGCAGTGATCTTAAAGGACCATTTGAGCAAGATCCACTGCTCCACTCTTTTTGTAGATAAGATGCAAATTGAAAGCTGCTTCTCTCCGAAGGTCACAGTAACCTGGTAATAGATTCTCAGCGGACTCTTGGTTCTCATGAGGAGGTTTAGGGAGAGGGCAGTCCTTCTGACGAATTGCTAGAACATGTTGATAATACACTGCTGCAAGAGTCACAAGGCCAATGTGGTGGAAGGCCCTAGCTAGGTTGTACAAAGCCTCCTGGCTGTTTTCACAAAGTCGCAAATTGTTGTAGATGAATGCTAAACCTTGTGCAATAGACTGGTGCTTGTTCTGAAGTCTGAGTCCCAGTGCTAAGTTGATTAAGGCGGTACCAACACACAGATTAATTAAGGCATTCTCTGGCAGTAACTTATAAGCTTCAAGATATTCTCTGGCAGCATCTTGATTACTGCTTTTTCTTGTTAAGTGATGCCCTGAAATAATTATGGGAGCTGCACAGTCCTTGAGTTTGTCCCACTTACCACGTAGAAACTTAAAATGCCTTGCATACCAGTCATCAAATCTGGTAATGACTTTGTAATAGCAATTCCAGGCAGCATAGCTGTATGGATGCTGGTCTGCAATGTATTTTACACAATCAAGCCCATGCACAGGATCCAGAGTGTTGTATGCTATATGAGCTCCAGGAGACCGGAGTTCCTCATACAAAAGATATGTTGTGAGTCACCTTCAAAGCAAGATTTATAATCTCCAATACTTCGCAATACTCATGCAAGGAAGCCAGTGACTTGCACAGATCTATTATGAGGTCATAACTTTCTTTATCCTTGAGAAGATCCAGGAGAGGAGATGCTTTATGTATTTCTTCTGGAGGATCTTCATCTGAATCATCACTTTGCCAGTCAGCTCCAGCAGCCATCGCCTTTGCTCTCTTTTCTTCCTTAACTTTCGCCTTCTTCTCAAGCAGCTTCTTCGCTCTGTTAGCTCTGCTCATACTGATGCCGGAGTTACTGATATAGACCCACAAAGTAGGTTATCCGTTTGGTGACTATTCAGAACTTTAACTCGTTTGAGCAGCACACTTTTTGTGAGCCTCTTTTTCACTCTCACCTTTTGCTGAAATGCTTCGATACATAATGCCTCACGCACAAGAGAACAGATTGTATCTACAAATTCCTTGTGCATCCCTTTAGCTCTGTAAATATGGCCAAGCTTCAGTTTCAACTTTCCATTGCACCACCATGGTTCTGATTTATCAGTTTGGAGATCAGAACAATCAAGACTGTCAGGAGGAGATAGCAGCAAATGGCATCCTCTTCTCTGGCTTCTTCAAGAAGAAGAGAAGCTAATGTCAATCAGGCATCGATATTGTTTTGGAGTGCCTTCAGAGCTAAGTAGAAGCACGAAATTGCTTGTACTCTGTCATTCAAGGATAGATAGCATCGAGCCATTTTTATATGTAAAAAGTCATTATTAGACTGCGGTTCCTTTCAGCATCAAATAATACTTCAATGCAGAGCTATATTGCTCTAGACTCATGAATGAATCTGCAACTTCAGTAATCAACTCAGCATGCTCTGCACTTTTCTGTTCGAGAGCACTAAAGAGCATTTCTGCGTTCTCCGAATTTCTTAGGTAAGCATGGCAGATTCCTTCCTTAACTTTCATTTCCAAAGGCAGCTCTTTTGTAGAACAAGACACTAACTGTGCGCGCTTAATATGCTGAAGAGCATCACTGTGTGCATTATTTTGCATAAGCTTGGAAGCTAAAAGATCAATGACACTCAAATCAGGTTCAGTTGGATGACTTTTGAGATACTCCCCAAGAATATGAACAGAACGCTCAATCTGACCACATAGTTTGTACATATTTGCCCCTGTCTTGAGTGCTGCAACATCATCATGACATGTTTGTACTATATGTTCATATGATGCGGCACCTCTTCGGTAATCTCTAACCTTAACATACAGAGAAGCACGACAATATTTCAGACTTATATTCTTAGGATCCACTGTTATTGCCCTTGAAAGGCAATAAATAGCTCTGGGAATTTGACCTCATGTATTGAACCAGTCAAAAAGCAGTTCCCCTAGAGATGAATCTCTCGGTGCTAAATGTGCAGCAATTGTGTAAAAATTCAAGGCTTTCTTTTCATTACCAAGAGCGTGATGGACCAGTCCAAGCGTGTGATATGCATCAGGTAAATGTGGTGCTTTCATAATAACTTCAGACAAGATGGGTATGGCCTCTTCAAAATTGCCAAGGGCATAATGATAAGTAGCATCACCAAGCAATCGAGTAATTTCAGGAGTAAGCTTGTTTCTTGATCCTTTCCGCCTCCCTTTTTTTCTTACGCTTCCTTGATCTCCTTTGCATACCATAATTCATGGCCACCATAATTTCCTCCATGCTTGCTCCAGAAAGATCATCCGGCCTGACCTTCTTTATTGAACCTCCGGGCCGGCTATCAACAAGTGCTTTTCGCTTTTTCTCAGCTAGAGCCTCATAATCCATTCCCACAAATTTCGGATATAGTTGGTCAGTAAAAGCACCATCTTCCACAAGATCCAACGGATTAACACCATCTTTAAAAGTGAGAGTACTCTTCATCATCCTCATTGTCATCTTCTTCCACTTCCCCATCTTGATCATCATCTTCATTGTCTTCTTCGTCATCATCTGCCATCATGTTGTCCTCAAGGGTGACAGAAAGGGCATACTGTGAAGCCTCCTCGTGATCACCAGCAGCCCCATTCTCTTTATCCATCAAGATGTACAGGCAAATGAATCCTCTCGGAGATCCCAAAAACAACAAGGAACGAAGAAAAGCATGCACTGCCTGAAAACAGGCTACCCTGTTTTGCCAATTACTGTCATCACCATTAGATTAATCAAAACCACAGTCTCAAAGCAGGACCAAAATAAAACATCATCCAAGAATATCATAAACTGGCAGCAAACTGATTCGCAAACAGCTGTAGGATAACAGTTACAAACTAAACCAATGCTTTCAAAGTCTAATGCAAGCAGGGAAGGCTTAAGCCTCAATGCATTGAAGCAGCTGAATCTAATTCAAACAACAAAAACTTTAGTGGAAGCCATCATTCAAGCATGATAGCCACTCCAAGGCACATAACAATCATTTCCACTTTCCCCACAGCATCATTCATCCAATGTATTAATATCGGTGAGAACTGTTCCTATCAAATTTGAACTTAATGCATACTCTCATTTAACTTATTTTGCATACCATCATGCACAACCTTTTTTGCCCCAATAATTTTTACTGTGATGGGCCAAAATCAAATTCTGCCCAAATTTTCACATTGCTCAACTACAATTGGCGACCTTTTGTCCTGCGAAACAGCACCCATCAATCTAATAGCCTAATTACCAAAGTGTTAAATAGCAAGCAGAATTCTTTAAGCAAGTAAGGAGCAAAGGGAAAACTATTCAACTAAAGAATTGAACTTTAAAGTTTAAACTCAGAATACAAAACAAAGTGTCAGAATTTGGGGAGAGATAGAGAGAGGGTTTTACCTTGCAGGCTGGGATTACAGAGGCGGAGGGGGATGAGTGGTAAAGGACTGGGTCGGGTAACGGGTGGGATTCTTATTTTCAAGACTTTAGATGGGTCGGGTACCGGGTCGGAGTTATAAGTTCGGGTATTCGGAAGAACAATGGAAGTAAATTTTTGAGTTGTTTCCTTCTTGTGAGCCAATTATTTTTTTTTTTTTTTTGAATCAAAGATAATTTTGTCATTTAAGGGTACATTACAAATCAATCCGTTGTCATACGTACAGAGGACAAGTAAGATCATAAGATTCGTATGAGGGTTGTATCCTCATTTAAATTCGGCTCACAAAATACCATAATTGAGCCTACAATTTAATAAAAAATATATATCATAGGCTAGGAAAAACTAAAAAAAATACTAATAGAAAAACAAACTCACAGCTCCGTAAGACGCCAAGAGGCACAAAGAAGTGCTTGGACACAAAAATTGCTTAGGGTCCGAATGAAAGGAACTTATTTTAATAGAAAACTAGAAAATAAATTAACAACTCAAAGCCTCCTAAGAAATAATTAAACCCAAGGCTCAAAAACAGTTGACCTAGCCTAGCCATCCTTCACCTGCTACGCAAGACGTGATGAAGCCGACTACCTTGTGCCTTGTGAGCCAATAATGTGTTAAGTACTTAATGCTAATTTGAAATTATTTGTTAATAAGAAAACATACAGACTAGTGTGTGGAAATTCTAAATTTCCAATGTTTAATGTTCGTTTGACTAAAGAGGTTCATTTTTCGTATTTAATTCGAGAGACTAATTTTGTATACATAAACAATTAAAAGCCTAATCTAATCTTAGTCTAGGTCCTCTGCTAGCAAACTAAGCAAAGGGATTGATGTTGTGAATGGAGTTTCGAGTCCTCCTTGGAAACTACTTAAGCTTCTTCAAGATATTAAGGCTTTGAGTAGTTCCTTTGAGTTTGTTAAATTCAAGCATGTCTTTAGGGAAGTCAATTTCATGGCTATGTTTTGGCCAATCTTGGTCACAAGGTTGATAATATGAACCTGTGAGAGGAGTGTGTTCCCTCAAAGGTGTCTTCAGCCCTCATCTTTGATGTTGTGAACATTGGGTGCGTTAGAGGCATCTCTATGTAATTATATTTTCTTTCCTATCAAAAAAAAAAAAACTAAGCAAAGAGTGTTAGCCACATTAGCCTTCCGATTCAAATTTGACACCATTTGACATCTTTATTGGTTGGAGATACACTAACACGTTTTGCATTGAAGTTCGACAAATTCGCTACAAGGGACTTGACCAAAGATTACAACCAGTAGAGAGTCTCGGAGATCATCAATAGTACTAGTGTCCGACTTGCCTGGCTATTGTATGTTGTTTCTGGAGATGCAAGTGTTTAGGAAGAGCTGTTTTTCTTTTTGCTTATTTGAGTCGAGGAAGAGGCGTTTGCCACCTCGGGAGCACAAATGGGAAGACCGCTCTCCCAAAACGAACCACACTATTACATGGAATACTTAATCTAGTCTTCTTGAACTTTTTTTCATGAATGTTGCAAGCTACAACGCGATCAAAAAATTGTAGATAGAAAATATCATCGTTACTTGGGTCGAAAGCTAACACCACAACTGAGTCCACCAAGTGGCGTCCCCATTCATAATATGGTAGACTTTGGTGAACCATTGGCCTCAGGGAAATGTAGCCTGTCAAGCAGCACCATTCTTGACCTCCCTTATCATCTTTCAACTCCCAAACACATACACTAGGAACGGGAACACCATTCTTGAAATGACAGAATCGCAGACGTCCTCCTTGGGACACACTTAAGTGGGAAAAACGATATCCATTAGGTATAAATGGCACATCAATTGAGTGAAAATAAGCTGGATAATAATCATGGTGTTTGTTAGAAGAGTAGTAGTAGGGATCCAAACCGATAATGAAGCCATCATGAGCACTCCACCAATACAACATTCCATTATAAGCAATGCCTCCACTGCGATCTAAACTATCCAAACAAATGTCACGTGGACTGTCTACAACGGATTGTGTCCATCTACCCATCTCTGAAGAGAAGATCTCAGCGTCAAATTTAAATGCAGAGCAGTACTGATCAGAAAGTTGTGGAACAATTCGCACAATGGCAAACCTAAAATCAGAATCAACCTGGATATTACTTTCTTGTTTTAGATCAACTTCTTCCTTATAATAGGGGTCGCAGATGAAACCTACTCTTACTTCCTTGAGGCATCGAGAGCTCGGAGGAATATGAACAAATTGTTTGGTGTATGGATTGCAGATGTAGTAATCACGTTGATACAACATGGTTTCACAGCACAAAACCAAGTCATTATGCATACCTACCACAATTGGCTCCTCGTCGTCGTCTGTTTCTATGTACTTAGGAGCTTCAAAACAAGGCAGGAAACGCATAGAGAAGTTGTGTGCTTTGAATATGGGAAGCTCAAGCTCTGGCAAGATAAAAAATTCCCTCCTGTCCTTTGCATCCCTCAAGATAAGGGTACGTCCAATGGGAGCCAGATTTCCGTTTTGACGACTTTGGAGCCATAGAAAACGGCACTGCAGCTCTTCACCGGAGATGAGAGACAATCAACGCGTGCACACACATTTGCATTGAAAAACAAGCTTATTGTGAGGAAGCCGAGAAAGGATTTCAATCAAAGCTACATCAGGTAGATCATCAATATTAGTCTTGTACTTGCTTGGCCATGGTGTTTCTTGTGATCTTTTTGATTTTTTGATGCGGGACTGAGACTCGGATGGCGGAATTAATCTTTTGGAAACCGTAATGGTAGCAGAAGGTCTCATGGCATCTGCAGAAACTTAAGCCAAATAACTTATCGCGATTTCAGAGAGGAATTGACGTCAACACTGAGGGAGAGATTATTATATAGAATGAGTTTATGGATTCTTATCAAAGTAGCAACAGGAGAGGAGTCTGCCAACGTGCGAGTCCAAATAATAGTCGGTTTCCTTGTCAGGGCAGAAGCAACTCGATCACAATGGTGATTAGAAAGACTTGCAGGAAAGAAAAAAGAAGGTAACTTGCAGGGACGGCTCTTAGTGATAAGGTCTCTGGGCTGTAGCCCATAGGAAAATTTCTACCCATTCAACTTAATACATGTGTTCGTCCAAAAAAAAAAAAACTTAATACATGTCAAATTATATTTTATACAAAAAATAGTAAATAGCCCAGCCAGTTTTTCTCTCCCTCCCTCAACTAACGTTTCTAACTTCCTATCATCGTAATTTTCCCTGTTTACTTTGGATTATTATATTATTTAGTTATTTTCTTGACTGCCCACTATTGGTTATTAAGGGACTTGAATGGATTGAAAGTCATGACAAAGTTCTATAATCAAATACTAAATTATTTATATAATTATCATATAATTAGAGAAAGATCTATATACATATGTCTTAATTATATCATACTCGTGTTACAGTCGACCATTTGTATCATGCTATATTCGTATCATTTGAAAATATTTTAAAAAAAATTTGTTCATACTTTTACCATTACCACATTTAATTTTTTGCTGAAAAAAAGAGAAAAAATACTGCATATACCTTTCATAATAAATAAAATAAAATTATATGGTAAAGTTAGCCAGGACATTTCAAATTCCTAGCTCCGTCCCTGGTAACTTGGGTTGATATCCTATCCTAATAGGTTTGACAAAGTAGTACTTTTCATCATTATTTTTCTTAATTACATTTGTCTTTTCACAACAAAACTCAAACTAAAACATCAAAGTGCATCTAAATGTATACAACAACTCTCTCACAATATATAAATGCAGACCACATATCGAGGATGATATTTAGGCCTCATTTATATATATAAAAAATTTGTCGCTCGCGATGTACATGTCCAAG of the Fragaria vesca subsp. vesca linkage group LG6, FraVesHawaii_1.0, whole genome shotgun sequence genome contains:
- the LOC101312372 gene encoding uncharacterized protein LOC101312372, whose amino-acid sequence is MLYQRDYYICNPYTKQFVHIPPSSRCLKEVRVGFICDPYYKEEVDLKQESNIQVDSDFRFAIVRIVPQLSDQYCSAFKFDAEIFSSEMGRWTQSVVDSPRDICLDSLDRSGGIAYNGMLYWWSAHDGFIIGLDPYYYSSNKHHDYYPAYFHSIDVPFIPNGYRFSHLSVSQGGRLRFCHFKNGVPVPSVCVWELKDDKGGQEWCCLTGYISLRPMVHQSLPYYEWGRHLVDSVVVLAFDPSNDDIFYLQFFDRVVACNIHEKKFKKTRLSIPCNSVVRFGRAVFPFVLPRWQTPLPRLK
- the LOC101301796 gene encoding protein PLANT CADMIUM RESISTANCE 10-like isoform 1 produces the protein MGSCTTHFLLWVLVNTVCCLLTACGYRRALRSKYNLQYREIREKSAESGPGDLNLAIVTAPAVQTMEPGLDK